The Eublepharis macularius isolate TG4126 chromosome 8, MPM_Emac_v1.0, whole genome shotgun sequence genome contains a region encoding:
- the LOC129334246 gene encoding C-C motif chemokine 19-like translates to MARRPPRPLALLLLAALASALLAQGRANSTQDCCISVSPSSPIFPPNLQKRLVSYRIQGPEMGCHLEAIVFITQRGRQLCVSPDADWAPKLMKRIDKKNRKAATNGRGI, encoded by the exons ATggcccgccgcccgccgcgccCGCTCGCCCTCCTGCTCCTGGCCGCGCTCGCCAGCGCCCTCCTCGCCCAAG GGCGTGCAAACTCCACCCAAGACTGCTGCATCAGCGTGTCTCCTTCATCCCCGATTTTCCCTCCGAATTTGCAGAAACGACTGGTTTCTTACCGCATCCAGGGGCCGGAGATGGGATGCCACCTGGAGGCTATTGT GTTCATCACCCAGAGGGGACGCCAGCTGTGTGTGTCTCCAGATGCTGATTGGGCACCAAAACTCATGAAGCGTATAGATAAGAAGAACCGGAAGGCAGCAACGAACGGCCGGGGCATCTAA